In one Capricornis sumatraensis isolate serow.1 chromosome 1, serow.2, whole genome shotgun sequence genomic region, the following are encoded:
- the DPY30 gene encoding protein dpy-30 homolog, whose amino-acid sequence MEPEQMLEGQTQVAENPHSEYGLTDNVERIVENEKINAEKSSKQKVDLQSLPTRAYLDQTVVPILLQGLAVLAKERPPNPIEFLASYLLKNKAQFEDRN is encoded by the exons ATGGAGCCAGAGCAGATGCTGGAGGGACAGACGCAG gTTGCAGAAAATCCCCACTCTGAATATGGTCTCACAGACAACGTCGAG aGGAtagtagaaaatgagaaaattaacgCAGAAAagtcatcaaaacagaaagtgGATCTCCAGTCTTTGCCAACTCGTGCCTATCTGGATCAGACAGTTGTGCCTATCTTATTACAAGGACTTGCTGTACTTGCAAAGGAAAG aCCACCAAATCCCATTGAATTTCTAGcatcatatcttttaaaaaacaaggcACAGTTTGAAGATCGAAACTGA